The following are encoded in a window of Desulfopila inferna genomic DNA:
- a CDS encoding cytochrome-c peroxidase: MRNWIRRENKFMKSICWIILATIFFPFCGVAGNPGSPKEIPIPKNNPQTPAKIELGKKLFFDRRLSGDGTMSCATCHDPERSFSDELELSLNYPTTRNWRNSPTLIGVGFQKHLFHDGRASSLEEQALFPMMSAFEMNQNLDFLEEEIRSVPEYVGEFSTVFGDADITRKRIAMAIASFERSLISRDSPLDRFLDGDKNALSAEALKGYEIFTGKGKCTQCHSGVNFVDDRFHVLNVEENPEHSKDPRIAATRRFVAKIYHFEEYRTLAEDPGRYLITKDQKDWKAFRTPTLREIAGTAPYMHNGSYATLDEVIEFFNRGGGKGNTLLNPLQLTAAEKKQLRIFLEEGLSGASTTFIYPQIP, from the coding sequence ATGAGGAATTGGATCAGGCGGGAAAATAAGTTTATGAAGAGCATATGTTGGATTATCCTAGCTACAATCTTCTTTCCTTTTTGTGGGGTTGCCGGAAATCCTGGGTCACCGAAGGAGATACCCATTCCGAAAAACAATCCTCAGACCCCTGCAAAGATTGAGCTAGGCAAGAAGCTCTTCTTCGACCGCCGTTTGTCCGGTGACGGGACCATGAGCTGTGCAACATGTCATGATCCGGAAAGAAGCTTCAGCGACGAACTTGAGCTATCGCTCAACTATCCCACAACCAGGAACTGGCGGAACTCTCCTACGCTCATTGGTGTGGGATTTCAAAAGCATCTTTTTCATGACGGCCGGGCATCATCTCTTGAAGAGCAAGCTCTGTTTCCAATGATGTCGGCTTTCGAGATGAATCAAAACCTGGACTTCTTGGAAGAAGAAATTCGCTCGGTGCCGGAATATGTAGGCGAATTCTCCACAGTCTTCGGCGATGCCGATATAACCAGGAAACGTATCGCTATGGCGATCGCGTCATTTGAACGTTCCCTGATTTCGCGCGATTCTCCTCTTGACAGATTCCTTGACGGAGATAAAAATGCTCTGTCGGCGGAAGCCCTGAAGGGGTACGAAATATTTACAGGAAAAGGCAAGTGCACCCAGTGTCATAGCGGCGTCAATTTCGTTGATGATCGTTTTCATGTCCTTAATGTTGAGGAAAATCCAGAACACTCGAAAGATCCACGCATTGCGGCAACACGCCGATTTGTTGCCAAAATCTATCATTTCGAGGAGTACAGGACTCTTGCTGAAGATCCCGGCAGATACCTCATCACCAAAGATCAGAAAGACTGGAAAGCATTCAGGACGCCAACACTTAGAGAAATCGCCGGAACCGCTCCCTACATGCACAACGGTAGCTACGCAACACTGGATGAGGTAATTGAATTCTTCAACAGGGGAGGAGGCAAGGGAAATACCCTGCTGAATCCTCTGCAACTCACTGCCGCTGAAAAGAAACAGCTCCGGATTTTCCTCGAAGAAGGATTGAGCGGAGCATCTACCACCTTTATCTACCCCCAAATACCATAA
- a CDS encoding formate dehydrogenase subunit gamma, translating into MAEMVRKSSVDEILNHWILAGSCILLILTGFAFLFHLESVGAVFGGFITMKLVHNWGGVVFGISLLYSMRHYLKESFEYDADDARWFKVAGGYLSHKVTVPPMGKYNPGQKLYYLAIVGAGIAIALSGFGIWFMKEDTTIMLFSHLVHNVAFVIFAIAVPVHIYLGTVANPGTFKLMVSGTLPVSEAKKRYPKWMKAVGKM; encoded by the coding sequence ATGGCAGAGATGGTAAGAAAATCGAGTGTCGACGAGATACTGAACCACTGGATACTCGCCGGAAGCTGCATCCTGCTGATACTCACGGGATTTGCTTTTCTGTTCCATTTAGAATCGGTCGGTGCGGTTTTCGGCGGATTTATTACAATGAAGCTGGTGCATAACTGGGGAGGAGTTGTTTTTGGCATCTCCCTTTTGTATTCCATGCGCCATTATTTGAAGGAATCTTTTGAATACGACGCCGACGATGCACGATGGTTCAAGGTGGCGGGTGGTTATCTCTCCCACAAGGTGACTGTTCCACCAATGGGCAAATACAATCCCGGCCAGAAGCTTTATTATCTGGCTATCGTGGGAGCTGGAATTGCCATCGCTCTCTCGGGGTTCGGCATCTGGTTTATGAAAGAGGATACGACTATAATGCTCTTTTCCCATCTGGTGCATAATGTGGCATTCGTCATCTTCGCTATAGCTGTTCCGGTGCATATTTATCTCGGAACAGTTGCCAATCCGGGTACCTTCAAGCTGATGGTGAGCGGCACGCTGCCGGTCAGTGAAGCAAAGAAGAGATATCCCAAATGGATGAAGGCGGTTGGGAAGATGTAA
- a CDS encoding 4Fe-4S dicluster domain-containing protein: MANITKNRKAILVTPEACIGCRACQVACKSWNQLPGIQTQNLGTYQNPPDLASSALNLIQYSEVPSDKNPVRWLFVSRRCMHCEDAGCMKICPAPGALYRTEDGAVAFDRDKCIGCKLCVTACPFDVPRYDLENKVSKCHQCSDRTSAGMLPSCVKTCPTGALKYGDRHELITTARNEGYGTIYGEQDLEGLGSMYAFKEEPKLYGMKENPTIPSSVVFWHTYLKPLSGIGLFGVVAAAAIHFLAIGPHKEKDEEV; this comes from the coding sequence ATGGCAAATATTACGAAAAACCGCAAAGCGATTCTGGTTACTCCGGAGGCCTGCATCGGCTGCAGGGCCTGTCAGGTTGCCTGTAAATCCTGGAACCAACTGCCGGGCATCCAAACACAAAACCTGGGCACGTACCAGAACCCGCCGGATTTGGCGAGTTCTGCCTTAAACCTCATCCAGTATAGTGAGGTGCCTTCGGATAAGAATCCCGTACGTTGGCTCTTTGTCAGCAGACGATGCATGCACTGCGAGGACGCAGGATGCATGAAGATTTGTCCTGCTCCGGGGGCATTGTACAGAACGGAGGACGGTGCCGTTGCTTTTGACCGCGACAAGTGCATTGGCTGCAAGCTCTGCGTAACTGCCTGTCCATTCGATGTGCCCCGATACGATTTAGAAAACAAGGTATCAAAATGTCATCAATGCTCAGACCGGACCAGTGCAGGTATGCTGCCTTCCTGTGTAAAAACCTGTCCTACCGGCGCACTGAAATATGGTGATCGGCACGAATTGATTACCACAGCCAGAAATGAGGGTTATGGCACTATTTATGGTGAGCAGGATCTTGAAGGCCTGGGATCGATGTATGCCTTCAAGGAAGAGCCTAAACTCTACGGCATGAAGGAGAATCCAACAATCCCGAGCAGCGTAGTCTTCTGGCATACCTATTTGAAGCCACTCTCAGGGATTGGTCTATTTGGCGTCGTCGCCGCTGCGGCGATCCACTTTCTGGCCATTGGCCCCCACAAGGAAAAGGACGAGGAGGTGTAA
- the fdnG gene encoding formate dehydrogenase-N subunit alpha, producing the protein MGISRRDFMKLSGGTVLVATLGVNLDPAKAYAQELRIKNAKQSTTICPYCSVGCGIIVYAENGKIINTEGDPDHPISEGTLCSKGASVSQLVNNDTRVKKPMYREPGGTAWKEVEWDWALDRIARLVKDSRDKSFKTVTKAKVKETQPDGTVIEVEKEFTVNRTDGIAHVGSAALDNEECYILQKLVRSWGLVYVEHQARIUHSATVAALAESFGRGAMTNHWIDLKNSDVILAMGGNPASNHPISMKWIMRAREKGAKLICVDPRFSQTAAKADLYAPLRSGTDIAFLGGMIKYILDNDLYFKEYVVNYTNASFLVNPDYKGPAELDGLFSGYNLETKKYDKSSWAFQKDENGIALKDRTLQDPNCVFQLLKKQYDRYTPEKVTNITGTPIDKLLEVYKLYSSTGKPDRVGTECYAMGWTQHTIGTQNIRTMTIIQVLLGNMGMPGGGVNALRGESNVQGSTDYGILFHILPGYNPVPNASLVDLATYNAKTTPTATEPGSVNWWSNRNKYITSYLKAVYGEAATKENDFGYSWMPKLDVGMNASWLNIFDKMYKGDFEGFFAWGQNPACSGANGNKTRQAMTKLKWLVNVNLFDNETASFWRGPGMKSEEIDTEVFMLPCCSSMEKEGSITNSGRWGQWRYKAVEPLGESMPDAEIINELFYRVKGLYEKEGGAYADPVVNLSWEYGKKDASGKIKHIDAHTIAKEINGYYLEDVYDTKAVPAKLVGKKGELVKSFAFLQADGSTSSGNWLYCNSYIEKDGKQINMMARRGKDDPTGLGLYSDWAWVWPVNRRIIYNRASVDMQGKPWDPKRPLLKWDGAKPGWEGDVPDGGAPPQGTSGKLPFIMKPDGVASIFGPGLAEGPFPEHYEALECPVEQNAMSGQRINPTIKIFGDKMDAFASCDLRFPFVGTTYRVSEHWQTGCMTRHCSWLMEMQPQNFVEMSFELGKELGLTNGETVIVSSARGEVKAVAMISERFKPFKLSNTTVHQIGLPWHFGWQFPEDGSGYDNANLLTPTVGDANTMIPETKAFMVNVRKA; encoded by the coding sequence ATGGGAATATCAAGGCGAGATTTTATGAAGTTGTCAGGCGGCACCGTCCTGGTAGCAACGCTTGGCGTGAACCTCGACCCTGCCAAGGCTTATGCGCAGGAATTGAGGATCAAAAATGCTAAGCAGTCGACGACGATTTGTCCGTACTGTTCCGTAGGGTGCGGCATAATCGTTTATGCTGAAAATGGTAAAATCATCAACACAGAAGGTGATCCCGATCATCCGATCAGTGAGGGAACGCTTTGTTCCAAGGGCGCTTCCGTGAGCCAGCTGGTCAACAACGATACACGTGTCAAAAAACCGATGTATCGTGAACCTGGCGGAACGGCATGGAAAGAAGTGGAGTGGGACTGGGCGTTGGACAGAATCGCCCGCCTCGTCAAAGATTCCCGGGATAAGAGCTTCAAAACGGTCACCAAAGCAAAAGTCAAGGAAACCCAGCCGGACGGCACGGTAATCGAAGTCGAAAAAGAATTCACGGTTAACCGGACTGATGGCATCGCCCACGTCGGCAGCGCCGCTCTCGACAACGAGGAGTGTTACATCCTACAAAAACTTGTCCGGTCATGGGGCCTGGTGTACGTCGAACACCAGGCGCGTATCTGACACAGCGCAACTGTTGCGGCTCTGGCAGAGTCGTTCGGACGTGGTGCAATGACCAACCACTGGATTGACCTGAAGAATTCAGATGTTATCCTGGCGATGGGCGGTAACCCAGCCTCAAATCATCCCATTTCAATGAAGTGGATCATGCGTGCCCGGGAGAAGGGTGCTAAATTGATCTGTGTCGACCCACGCTTTTCGCAGACTGCTGCGAAAGCCGATCTTTATGCCCCCTTGCGATCCGGCACGGATATAGCTTTTCTCGGCGGCATGATCAAGTACATCCTCGACAACGACCTCTACTTTAAAGAATATGTTGTCAACTACACCAACGCCTCGTTTCTGGTAAATCCAGACTATAAGGGTCCGGCGGAGTTGGACGGTCTGTTTTCCGGCTACAACCTGGAGACCAAAAAGTATGACAAATCGTCCTGGGCCTTCCAGAAGGACGAGAACGGCATCGCCTTGAAGGATCGCACCCTTCAGGACCCAAACTGCGTTTTCCAGCTGTTAAAGAAGCAATATGATCGCTACACTCCGGAGAAAGTAACGAATATTACCGGGACACCTATCGACAAACTGCTGGAGGTGTACAAACTCTACTCTTCCACAGGAAAACCTGATCGTGTCGGTACCGAATGCTACGCCATGGGCTGGACCCAACACACCATCGGTACGCAGAACATCAGGACTATGACTATCATCCAGGTCCTGCTCGGCAACATGGGTATGCCCGGTGGCGGTGTCAACGCCCTGCGTGGTGAATCCAACGTTCAGGGGTCAACGGATTACGGCATCCTCTTCCATATCCTGCCCGGGTACAACCCGGTGCCGAACGCCTCTCTGGTCGATCTCGCGACCTACAACGCAAAAACCACTCCCACAGCAACCGAACCCGGCAGTGTCAACTGGTGGTCAAATCGCAATAAATACATTACCAGTTACCTCAAAGCGGTCTATGGCGAGGCGGCAACCAAGGAGAATGATTTCGGCTATTCCTGGATGCCAAAGCTGGATGTCGGAATGAATGCCTCATGGCTGAACATTTTCGATAAGATGTATAAGGGTGATTTCGAGGGATTCTTTGCCTGGGGCCAGAATCCAGCCTGTTCCGGAGCCAACGGCAATAAGACCCGGCAGGCCATGACCAAACTCAAGTGGCTGGTCAACGTCAATCTTTTCGACAATGAGACCGCCTCCTTCTGGCGTGGTCCCGGCATGAAATCCGAGGAAATAGACACCGAGGTGTTCATGCTGCCCTGCTGCTCTTCGATGGAGAAAGAGGGGAGTATCACCAATTCCGGTCGATGGGGACAGTGGCGTTACAAGGCTGTAGAACCGCTTGGTGAGTCAATGCCTGATGCGGAGATCATCAACGAACTCTTTTATAGAGTAAAAGGACTTTACGAAAAAGAAGGTGGTGCCTATGCCGATCCCGTCGTCAACCTGAGCTGGGAATACGGGAAAAAAGATGCATCCGGAAAGATCAAGCACATAGATGCTCACACTATTGCCAAAGAGATCAACGGCTACTATCTCGAAGACGTTTATGATACCAAGGCGGTTCCAGCCAAGCTTGTAGGCAAGAAAGGAGAGCTGGTTAAAAGCTTCGCCTTCCTTCAGGCCGATGGATCGACCTCGAGCGGCAACTGGCTTTACTGTAACTCTTATATTGAAAAAGATGGCAAGCAAATCAACATGATGGCACGTCGCGGCAAAGACGACCCAACCGGCCTCGGTCTATATTCCGACTGGGCATGGGTGTGGCCGGTAAACCGCAGGATTATTTATAATCGGGCCTCAGTCGATATGCAGGGAAAACCGTGGGATCCCAAGCGACCGCTGCTCAAATGGGATGGGGCGAAACCGGGCTGGGAAGGTGATGTCCCTGACGGAGGCGCACCACCACAAGGAACCAGCGGGAAATTGCCTTTCATCATGAAACCCGACGGCGTTGCTTCTATATTTGGTCCAGGTCTTGCGGAAGGTCCATTCCCAGAACATTATGAAGCTCTGGAGTGTCCGGTCGAGCAAAACGCAATGTCGGGGCAGCGAATCAATCCGACCATTAAGATTTTCGGCGACAAGATGGATGCTTTTGCCTCCTGTGACTTGCGCTTCCCTTTTGTTGGAACGACCTACCGGGTGTCGGAACACTGGCAGACCGGATGTATGACCCGGCACTGTTCTTGGTTAATGGAGATGCAGCCCCAGAACTTCGTTGAAATGAGTTTTGAACTGGGGAAAGAATTGGGCCTGACCAACGGTGAGACCGTTATCGTTTCCTCCGCCCGTGGCGAGGTAAAAGCGGTGGCAATGATTTCCGAACGATTCAAACCATTCAAATTATCCAATACAACCGTTCACCAGATCGGTCTTCCCTGGCATTTCGGATGGCAATTTCCCGAGGATGGCAGCGGGTATGACAACGCTAACTTGCTCACACCAACCGTGGGCGACGCGAATACAATGATACCCGAGACAAAGGCCTTCATGGTCAACGTCCGCAAGGCATAG
- a CDS encoding LysE family translocator, translated as MFSTEFLLTSLVVVLIPGPGVLYTISTGLFSGWRASVAAAFGCTAGIIPHLTASILGLSAILHMSSIAFQAVKYAGVIYLMYLAWSMWRETGSLNINSPGPIKSPWQIAARGFLINILNPKLSIFFLAFLPLFVSPNVSSPVFQMLILSAAFMAMTLVIFIVYGLSANYVRKYIVNSSRITTWLQKSFAAIFAALGAKLAVTEQ; from the coding sequence ATGTTTAGTACAGAGTTTTTACTTACTTCACTGGTTGTGGTTTTAATACCGGGCCCTGGTGTCCTATATACGATTTCAACAGGTCTTTTTAGCGGTTGGCGTGCAAGCGTTGCAGCTGCATTTGGCTGCACGGCTGGTATCATCCCCCACTTAACTGCAAGTATATTGGGACTGTCTGCTATTCTTCATATGAGCTCCATCGCCTTTCAAGCTGTTAAATATGCGGGTGTTATTTATCTTATGTATCTGGCTTGGTCAATGTGGCGTGAAACAGGTTCTTTAAATATCAACTCTCCGGGCCCAATAAAAAGTCCATGGCAGATCGCTGCAAGAGGATTCCTGATTAATATTCTTAATCCAAAACTATCTATATTTTTCCTGGCCTTTTTACCGCTTTTTGTTTCACCAAACGTATCATCACCAGTGTTCCAGATGTTAATCCTCAGCGCGGCATTCATGGCAATGACGCTGGTTATTTTCATTGTATACGGACTTTCTGCCAATTATGTGCGCAAATATATTGTCAACTCCTCCAGGATTACCACTTGGTTGCAAAAATCGTTTGCAGCTATTTTTGCTGCCCTCGGGGCAAAACTGGCCGTAACGGAGCAATAG
- a CDS encoding transglycosylase domain-containing protein has protein sequence MSLEKNTKTRNRSAAAKNTRKTVRRKPYGEKHIIGFLFGICCLLTVFLAALLSAMVALRIPDIRSVAHYQPLQTTFILDRHGDVLERIYKENRTVVPLSRMPELLPKAFVAAEDGRFFEHKGLDFVSVLRAVFVNIKRGGRAQGGSTITQQVARSLLLTREKTYLRKFKEAILAWRIDSLLSKEDILYIYLNQIYLGSGAYGVEAASQVYFDKPVHQLTLGEIAVLAGLPQAPSKYSPLNHLERAVARQRYVLNRMTADGYIDAQTARGAFEKDLRLNRTADKSLESGYYTEIVKKRVGRILQSSLPATGIIIHTYLDPTMQKAAVDAVRAGVKASFGRQARLDSGKKKVPQGALVSIETCSSKVRALLGGTDFSATSYDRAAIARRPAGSAFKPVVFSAALENGWSSGSMILDAPLSIAGGARGRWTPKNYSGRYHGEVSLADALAHSYNTAAVRLLQKVGLNPVHDLSTRLGITSEMPGDLSIALGSVDVTLLELSAAYSPFICGGMYTPPVFIDRIEKGDGTVLFQRDFSPRKILSKRGAAEMKSMLSRVIADGTGKRAAGLNGECGGKTGTSDDSRDAWFIGFHENNITGIWVGHDQNEGLGKGENGGRTAAPIWFDYMRKTGGVR, from the coding sequence GTGTCATTAGAAAAAAATACAAAAACCAGGAATAGATCGGCAGCCGCAAAGAATACCCGAAAAACGGTGCGCCGAAAACCCTATGGTGAAAAGCATATCATTGGCTTTCTCTTTGGCATCTGCTGCCTGCTCACTGTCTTTCTGGCGGCCTTGCTCAGCGCCATGGTTGCTCTGCGGATTCCCGATATCCGTTCGGTCGCCCATTACCAGCCGCTGCAGACCACCTTCATACTTGATCGCCACGGCGATGTTCTTGAAAGAATTTACAAAGAAAACAGGACAGTTGTTCCCCTGTCCCGTATGCCGGAGCTTCTGCCCAAGGCATTTGTGGCGGCCGAGGATGGCAGGTTTTTTGAACACAAGGGACTCGATTTCGTTTCGGTCTTACGTGCGGTCTTTGTCAATATCAAAAGGGGAGGACGGGCCCAGGGAGGTTCAACCATTACTCAGCAGGTGGCGCGCTCGCTCCTGCTGACCCGGGAAAAGACCTATCTGCGCAAATTCAAAGAGGCAATTCTGGCCTGGCGAATCGATTCGTTGTTGAGCAAGGAGGATATTCTCTATATTTATCTCAACCAGATCTATCTGGGGAGCGGAGCCTATGGAGTCGAGGCAGCCTCCCAGGTTTATTTCGACAAGCCCGTCCATCAGCTGACGCTTGGGGAAATTGCCGTTCTTGCAGGACTGCCCCAGGCACCAAGTAAATATTCACCTCTCAATCACCTTGAGCGGGCCGTGGCTCGGCAGCGCTATGTCCTCAACAGAATGACCGCCGATGGATATATAGATGCGCAGACAGCACGCGGAGCCTTCGAGAAGGATCTACGGCTGAATCGCACCGCGGATAAATCACTGGAATCAGGATACTATACGGAAATAGTCAAGAAACGGGTTGGTCGTATCCTCCAAAGTTCGCTACCGGCCACCGGCATCATAATCCATACATATCTCGATCCGACAATGCAGAAAGCCGCCGTCGATGCCGTCCGTGCCGGAGTCAAGGCCTCCTTTGGCCGGCAGGCCCGTCTGGATAGCGGCAAGAAAAAAGTTCCGCAGGGAGCATTGGTCAGCATCGAGACCTGCAGTTCCAAGGTTCGGGCGCTACTTGGTGGCACGGATTTTTCAGCCACGTCATATGATCGTGCCGCCATTGCCAGAAGACCTGCAGGTTCAGCCTTTAAGCCCGTCGTTTTCAGCGCCGCACTGGAAAACGGCTGGAGCAGCGGCTCGATGATTCTTGACGCACCGCTATCTATTGCGGGTGGTGCACGGGGAAGGTGGACTCCTAAAAATTATTCGGGCAGATATCATGGTGAAGTGAGCCTGGCAGATGCCCTGGCTCATTCCTATAATACCGCGGCGGTTCGTTTGCTGCAGAAGGTCGGCCTTAATCCTGTCCATGATCTTAGCACCAGGTTGGGCATTACCTCGGAAATGCCTGGCGACCTCTCCATTGCCCTGGGGTCGGTCGATGTCACACTGCTGGAGTTGAGTGCGGCTTATTCCCCTTTTATCTGCGGCGGAATGTATACACCTCCCGTCTTTATCGACAGAATTGAAAAAGGTGACGGAACCGTGCTGTTTCAACGTGATTTCAGCCCCCGGAAGATACTCTCCAAAAGAGGCGCCGCAGAGATGAAGAGTATGCTGTCACGGGTTATCGCCGATGGCACCGGTAAACGCGCAGCCGGCCTTAACGGGGAATGCGGCGGTAAAACAGGCACCTCGGATGACAGCAGAGACGCCTGGTTTATCGGTTTTCATGAGAACAATATCACTGGAATCTGGGTGGGGCATGACCAGAATGAAGGACTTGGCAAAGGGGAGAACGGCGGCAGAACTGCCGCTCCGATCTGGTTCGATTATATGCGGAAGACAGGAGGTGTTCGCTGA
- the mutL gene encoding DNA mismatch repair endonuclease MutL gives MAKIRILPELLANRIAAGEVVERPASVVKELLENSLDAGADRIEVEIEGGGTRLIRVLDNGSGMDEDDVLLSFERHGTSKIHESHDLVAINTLGFRGEAIPSIASVSKMTITSRTEQSPLGTMVVFDYGQLQKVHETGCSRGTVIEVRNLFARTPARKKFLRTARTEIGHIDENLKNYALASPATSFTLKIDGRETLRLDHGHDLEDRLRSILNYRDQFIPVGNPGKKSKGRCLHGFLIPPEHTSAGLCRMRLFINGRAIRDRLMSHAVFEGLRGFLLKGRSPGGYLHLRIPAEEVDVNVHPAKHEVRFRNSGDIHQFIKQSVEAAMRLHQQTLQAAIFPARRANPLAPLHLDSSDTATRQQLTFYTEPDPVEQSTVEEPSRETYPHRQPEPRRQRHCTDLSATQPIAPGAQSQVSSPGPVADFSENSRHIQKTDIQVIGQYKNLYIFCQAGDQLLVIDQHAAHERLLYEQFRKQYIGGRVSSQTLMFPESLELSPSQCLLVENNKEELSRMGFAITEFGGATYVISAVPALAGQCRASEIFLDVLDSCGSSGSTDLRGGKLENILATMACKAAVKSGDGLSPEEIKALLDKMAEAELFSHCPHGRPVLKSFSDAEIQKWFHRT, from the coding sequence ATGGCAAAAATCCGCATCCTTCCAGAACTGCTCGCCAACCGCATTGCTGCCGGAGAGGTGGTAGAGCGGCCGGCGTCGGTAGTCAAGGAACTTTTGGAAAACAGCCTTGATGCCGGAGCAGACCGTATCGAAGTTGAAATCGAAGGAGGAGGAACCCGACTGATCCGTGTGCTCGACAACGGCTCTGGCATGGATGAAGACGACGTGCTTCTCTCTTTTGAACGTCACGGGACCTCCAAGATACACGAATCCCATGACTTGGTGGCTATAAACACCCTGGGCTTTCGCGGGGAGGCTATCCCTTCGATTGCCTCGGTTTCCAAAATGACGATTACCTCCAGGACTGAGCAGAGCCCTCTCGGCACCATGGTAGTTTTTGATTACGGCCAACTGCAGAAGGTACATGAGACCGGCTGCAGCCGGGGTACCGTCATCGAGGTTCGCAATCTCTTCGCCAGGACACCGGCGCGCAAAAAGTTCCTCCGTACAGCGCGAACCGAAATCGGCCACATCGATGAAAACCTGAAGAACTATGCACTGGCCAGTCCGGCTACATCCTTCACCTTGAAAATCGACGGCCGGGAAACACTTCGGCTCGACCACGGCCATGACCTTGAGGATCGGCTCAGATCAATCTTAAACTACCGCGATCAGTTTATTCCGGTTGGCAATCCCGGGAAGAAATCGAAGGGACGTTGTCTTCATGGTTTTTTGATCCCGCCCGAACACACTTCGGCAGGATTATGCAGAATGCGTCTTTTTATCAACGGCAGGGCAATACGGGACCGGTTGATGAGTCATGCCGTTTTCGAAGGGCTGAGAGGATTTCTGCTCAAGGGCCGCTCTCCCGGGGGCTATCTTCACCTGCGGATTCCCGCCGAGGAAGTCGATGTCAATGTTCATCCGGCCAAGCATGAAGTCCGCTTTCGCAACAGCGGAGATATCCACCAGTTTATCAAACAGAGCGTTGAAGCAGCGATGAGGCTCCATCAACAGACACTCCAGGCCGCTATTTTTCCAGCCAGAAGGGCGAATCCACTCGCCCCGCTCCACCTCGACTCTAGTGATACAGCCACCAGGCAGCAACTAACTTTTTATACAGAACCGGATCCAGTAGAGCAGTCGACAGTTGAGGAGCCCTCAAGGGAAACATATCCGCACCGGCAACCGGAGCCGCGGCGGCAAAGACACTGCACCGATCTTTCAGCAACGCAGCCAATAGCGCCAGGTGCGCAAAGTCAGGTTTCTTCGCCCGGTCCGGTTGCTGATTTCTCCGAAAACAGCCGGCACATTCAAAAAACCGACATACAGGTCATCGGCCAGTACAAAAATCTCTATATCTTTTGCCAGGCCGGCGACCAGCTGCTTGTCATAGACCAGCATGCGGCTCATGAACGGCTGCTATACGAACAATTTCGCAAGCAATATATCGGCGGCAGGGTCTCCAGCCAGACCCTGATGTTTCCGGAATCGTTAGAACTCAGTCCTTCACAGTGCCTTCTTGTTGAGAACAACAAAGAAGAACTCAGCCGCATGGGTTTTGCTATTACTGAATTCGGCGGCGCCACCTATGTTATCTCTGCCGTTCCGGCGCTTGCGGGACAGTGCCGGGCCAGTGAGATATTCCTTGATGTGCTCGATAGTTGCGGAAGCAGTGGTAGCACGGATCTACGTGGCGGAAAGCTGGAGAATATCCTGGCAACCATGGCCTGTAAGGCCGCAGTCAAATCAGGAGATGGACTTTCTCCCGAGGAAATCAAGGCTCTTTTAGACAAAATGGCCGAAGCGGAACTGTTCAGTCACTGCCCCCACGGCAGACCGGTTTTAAAAAGCTTCAGCGACGCTGAAATACAAAAATGGTTTCACCGAACTTAG
- a CDS encoding 3D domain-containing protein, which yields MTAESPLRRYFLLLLFLGLVLVSSGCGKKPVAKVLTATAYCGCSSCCSWERGRARYLHLDFWNRYVSDGPGKGRDYTGHTASGTSPREPQEGLFSVDSIKRPYMIPVRTVLFPWYFFSEDGTIAADTRYYPFGTRMFVPGYGWGMVEDRGGAIKGPDRIDLYFDSHRDALRWGRKKVKVEIYTP from the coding sequence ATGACAGCTGAATCTCCTCTGCGCAGATACTTCCTTCTCCTCCTCTTCCTGGGACTGGTCCTGGTGAGCAGCGGCTGTGGCAAGAAACCTGTTGCCAAGGTGCTGACCGCCACGGCCTATTGCGGCTGTTCTTCCTGCTGCAGCTGGGAACGCGGTCGCGCCAGGTACCTGCATCTGGATTTCTGGAACCGTTACGTCAGCGACGGCCCGGGAAAAGGAAGGGATTACACCGGTCACACCGCCAGCGGGACCTCCCCCAGAGAACCACAGGAAGGTCTCTTCTCCGTGGACAGCATCAAACGTCCTTATATGATCCCCGTCAGGACCGTGCTGTTTCCCTGGTACTTTTTTTCCGAGGATGGCACTATAGCAGCAGATACCAGATACTACCCCTTCGGCACCAGGATGTTTGTGCCCGGTTACGGCTGGGGCATGGTTGAGGACAGAGGCGGCGCCATAAAAGGACCTGATCGCATTGATCTCTATTTTGATTCTCATCGGGATGCACTGCGGTGGGGGAGAAAAAAAGTAAAGGTTGAAATCTATACCCCATAG